Sequence from the Sulfuricella sp. genome:
GGCAGTTCGCTATCCAGCACTTTCTCCACTGTAGAGCGCACTTGCTTCTGGGTCTGCGTATCCTTGTACCAATCCTGCACCAGCACCTTGGGTTGCTCCTCCAGCAGGCGATGCAGCAGTGACTTGGCCGCGAGCTTCACTTTTTGCGTTTCCTCCTGCGTCATCTTGTCCTTCTTCAGCAGGTCAAAAAGCTCCAGTTCGTCGTCCGTCAGACCTTCGCGGATGTGCCGCTCTTCTTCTGCACGCAAATCTTCGGCGTACTTCATCAGCTCTTCGTATGAATTTTCCGTAGATGATCCGCCCGAGTTGTATTTATCTATGATTTCCTGCAAGCGCTGCGCAAAGTCGGTGCGCGTCGCATTTTGTTGCAGCATCAGCTCCAGCTTGTGTTGCAGGAAGGCGCGCAGGTCGGCGATTTCGATGTTCTTGTAGGTCGCCTGCTTGAATTCCTCGCGCAGTTTGTCGAAGTTGATCTTGCTGAGATCCCAGGTTCTGCCCTTCTGAATGATCTGGTATTCCGCGTTGTATTGCCGTGCTTTAAATGTCTCTGCATCGTTCACCACTACGCTTTCATCCAGCAGATTTGCTATCTTCAGGCTGATCGCGTCGATGTCCTTTTGTTCGATGAGGCTGTCGATCACCCCGCGCAGGTATTGGAACGCCGCCACCTCGCGCCCCTTGCCGCGCCCGAGAACTTCCGGCTTGCACGCCTCATACAAAGAGGTGATGGTGTTCTCATACACGTTAAAACCCTTGCGCCATTCGTCGTTCGCCAGCAGGGAATCGGCAAATACATTAAAGCGGCCCAGTTTCTCGAATACATCCGCACTACCCAACACTTCACGCAAGGGAACACCCTTCTCATGGCAGAACGCCAGGCCCTGCTCAATCGCATCATCCAGCAAACGGAACAGTTCCGCCTTTTCCTGAACGGGTGAATCAAGCTCATCGCCCCCTTGCGCGTAATCCTTCAGCGCCAGCTTCATATTGCGGAACACGTTGTAGTAATCCACGATCTCGCCGTTGCGCTTCTCCACCCCGTTGATCTTCCAGGAGGTAACGCGGTTGGCGCGGGCAATGGTTTGCATCAGGGTATGCCCCTGCATTGGCTTGTCGAGGTATAGCGTTGAAAGCGTGGGTGCATCAAAGCCCGTCAGCCACATCGCGCAAACGAACACCAATTGCAGCGAATCCTCCGGGTCCTTGAAGTTGTATTCGATGTCATGGCCGTGCTTATCCAGCTTATTCATGCGCTCGCGATGCGGCTTGATATTCAGCCCCTGCTCGGCAAACTTCTTCTCCTCGTCTGCGTCCTCGCTGATTACCACCGCCATTTCCACCGAGCGCATGTACTCGATAATCTGCTTCAACCGCGCCTTTTCAACATCGTTAGCCGATTTGCTGATGCGCCCAAGCAGGTTCTTGATCTCTTCTTTCCACAGTCGCTGCACCTTGTCGTACATTTTCACGGCGGTGTACTTATCCACCGACACCACCAGCCCTTTGCCCAGATAACCGCGCCGTGGAAAGTGATACACAATATCCTGCGCAATGGTCTCCAGGCGGCCATCACGCTTGATGACCTCAACCTCTTTTGAGAATCGTCTTTCCAGCTTGGCCTGTTGCGCCTCGTCCAGATTCTCATCTTCCAGAATCTCGTAAAACTCCTCGCTCAAATCGTCGTTCTGGATCAGCACTTCCGGCACGCGCTTTTCGTAAAACAGCGGCACCGTCGCGCCGTCATCCATGGATTGCTGGAAGTTGTATTCTGAAACGTAACCGCCAAACCATGCATTGGTCTTGCGCTCGCGCCCCAGCAAAGGCGTGCCGGTGAAGGCCAGATAGTTCGCCTTGGGCAAACCCTTGCGCATGTTCTCCGCCAGCGATTTGTATTGCGTGCGGTGCGCCTCGTCCACGATCACGATGATGTCGTTGCGGCCGGTTAGCTCGGGATACTCGCGGCCTTTGTCCCAGCGGAATTTCTGGATCAGGGTAAACACCAGCCGCTTGTTCTGTCCGAGGAACTTGCGCATCTCCTCGCTGTTCTTGGGCTGTGCGGCTTCGGCCTCGCTCACCGTGCGCGTGTTCAGGAAGTTACGGTAAATCTGCCCATCCAGATCGTCGCGGTCGGTCACCACCACAAAGGTGAAATTGCCGGTCTGTTTGCGGAAAATTTTGCGCGCATAAAAAATCATCGAAAAGCTCTTGCCCGAGCCCTGCGTGTGCCAGAACACACCCAGCTTGCCCGCCAGCTCTTCGCGCTTGAGAAAAGCCTCATACGCCCGGTTCACGCCGATGAACTGGTGGTTCTGCGCGATGATCTTCGAGCTATCCTTGTAGTAGAGAATGAAATTCTCCACATAGTCCAGCAGACGTTGTTTGGGGAGTAAACCAACGATCACACCTTCCAGGCTGATGCCTTGCTCGCGGATCGCGGCGCGGTCGATCTTCTGCTTCTCGTCATCCGCGCGCAGCCAGTTGAAAAAATGCTCCCACTCCGCCGTAATGCTGCCCACCTTGGTCTCGATGGCGTTGGACAGTACGCAAAAAGCATTGGTCAGAAAAAGCTGCGGAATCTCCGCCTTGTAAGTCGTCAGGTTGTCGTCGTAGGCGTTGCGCAATTTCACGTTCGAGTTTTTCAGCTCG
This genomic interval carries:
- a CDS encoding type I restriction endonuclease subunit R; this encodes MPNFISEDQIEQALVQKLQHLHGFDALDCYTENAEDLNDGSGRAHKRDVILAERVREAAIRLNPDIPSTAIEDALEKLLDRRQAMTLIAANREIYGLLRDGIPVEFDNTQGVRQQELVRLLDFNAPDNNRYLAVTQLWIKGERGFRRPDVLLYVNGIPLVFVELKNSNVKLRNAYDDNLTTYKAEIPQLFLTNAFCVLSNAIETKVGSITAEWEHFFNWLRADDEKQKIDRAAIREQGISLEGVIVGLLPKQRLLDYVENFILYYKDSSKIIAQNHQFIGVNRAYEAFLKREELAGKLGVFWHTQGSGKSFSMIFYARKIFRKQTGNFTFVVVTDRDDLDGQIYRNFLNTRTVSEAEAAQPKNSEEMRKFLGQNKRLVFTLIQKFRWDKGREYPELTGRNDIIVIVDEAHRTQYKSLAENMRKGLPKANYLAFTGTPLLGRERKTNAWFGGYVSEYNFQQSMDDGATVPLFYEKRVPEVLIQNDDLSEEFYEILEDENLDEAQQAKLERRFSKEVEVIKRDGRLETIAQDIVYHFPRRGYLGKGLVVSVDKYTAVKMYDKVQRLWKEEIKNLLGRISKSANDVEKARLKQIIEYMRSVEMAVVISEDADEEKKFAEQGLNIKPHRERMNKLDKHGHDIEYNFKDPEDSLQLVFVCAMWLTGFDAPTLSTLYLDKPMQGHTLMQTIARANRVTSWKINGVEKRNGEIVDYYNVFRNMKLALKDYAQGGDELDSPVQEKAELFRLLDDAIEQGLAFCHEKGVPLREVLGSADVFEKLGRFNVFADSLLANDEWRKGFNVYENTITSLYEACKPEVLGRGKGREVAAFQYLRGVIDSLIEQKDIDAISLKIANLLDESVVVNDAETFKARQYNAEYQIIQKGRTWDLSKINFDKLREEFKQATYKNIEIADLRAFLQHKLELMLQQNATRTDFAQRLQEIIDKYNSGGSSTENSYEELMKYAEDLRAEEERHIREGLTDDELELFDLLKKDKMTQEETQKVKLAAKSLLHRLLEEQPKVLVQDWYKDTQTQKQVRSTVEKVLDSELPESYDRVLFREKCDNVFHLMLDYASHHRKWAA